A single genomic interval of Burkholderia sp. HI2500 harbors:
- a CDS encoding electron transfer flavoprotein subunit beta/FixA family protein: MKILVPVKRVVDYNVKVRVKSDNTGVDIANVKMSMNPFDEIAVEEAVRLKEAGVATEVIAVSVGVAQAQETLRTALAIGADRAILVESNDSVEPLGVAKILKALVDKEQPQLVILGKQAIDDDSNQTGQMLAALAGLPQATFASKVTVADGKATVAREVDGGAETLSLTLPAVITTDLRLNEPRYVTLPNIMKAKKKPLETVKPEDLGVDVAPRLKTLKVVEPPKRAAGVKVPDVKTLVEKLKTEAKVL; encoded by the coding sequence ATGAAGATACTGGTGCCAGTGAAAAGAGTGGTCGATTACAACGTGAAGGTCCGCGTGAAGTCGGACAACACGGGTGTCGACATCGCGAACGTGAAGATGTCGATGAACCCGTTCGACGAAATCGCGGTTGAAGAAGCCGTGCGCCTGAAGGAAGCGGGCGTGGCGACCGAAGTGATCGCCGTATCGGTAGGCGTCGCGCAAGCGCAGGAAACGCTGCGTACGGCGCTGGCGATCGGCGCGGATCGCGCGATCCTCGTCGAGTCGAACGACAGCGTCGAGCCGCTGGGCGTCGCGAAGATCCTGAAGGCGCTGGTCGACAAGGAACAGCCGCAACTGGTGATCCTCGGCAAGCAGGCAATCGACGACGATTCGAACCAGACGGGCCAGATGCTGGCTGCGCTGGCAGGCCTCCCGCAAGCGACGTTCGCATCGAAAGTCACGGTGGCTGACGGTAAAGCAACGGTTGCACGCGAAGTCGATGGCGGTGCGGAAACGCTGTCGCTGACGCTGCCGGCCGTGATCACGACCGACCTGCGCCTGAACGAGCCGCGTTACGTGACGCTGCCGAACATCATGAAGGCGAAGAAGAAGCCGCTGGAAACCGTGAAGCCGGAAGACCTGGGTGTCGACGTCGCGCCGCGTCTGAAGACGCTGAAGGTGGTCGAGCCGCCGAAGCGCGCGGCCGGCGTGAAGGTGCCGGACGTGAAGACGCTGGTCGAGAAGCTGAAGACCGAAGCCAAGGTGCTGTAA
- a CDS encoding electron transfer flavoprotein subunit alpha/FixB family protein, translating into MTILVIAEHDNASIKAATLNTVAAAAKIGGDIHVLVAGHNAQAAADAAAKIAGVSKVLLADAPQLEAGLAENVEATALNIAKDYSHILAPATAYGKNIAPRIAAKLDVAQISDITAVDSADTFERPIYAGNAIATVQSSDPIKVITVRATGFDPVAAEGGSASVEKIEAAADAGKSQFVSREVTKLDRPELTSASIIVSGGRGLGSGENYTKVLEPLADKLSAALGASRAAVDAGYVPNDYQVGQTGKIVAPQLYIAVGISGAIQHLAGMKDSKVIVAINKDPEAPIFSVADYGLVGDLHELVPALTVSI; encoded by the coding sequence ATGACGATTCTGGTGATTGCAGAACACGATAACGCGTCGATCAAGGCCGCGACGCTGAACACGGTGGCGGCGGCAGCGAAGATCGGCGGCGACATTCACGTGCTGGTCGCGGGCCACAATGCGCAAGCGGCCGCGGATGCAGCAGCGAAGATCGCTGGTGTGTCGAAGGTACTCCTGGCCGACGCGCCGCAACTCGAAGCGGGCCTCGCGGAAAACGTCGAAGCGACCGCGCTGAACATCGCGAAGGATTACTCGCACATCCTCGCGCCGGCGACGGCCTACGGCAAGAACATCGCGCCGCGCATCGCCGCGAAGCTGGACGTCGCGCAGATCTCGGACATCACGGCAGTCGATTCGGCCGACACGTTCGAGCGCCCGATCTACGCGGGCAACGCGATCGCGACGGTGCAGTCGAGCGATCCGATCAAGGTCATCACGGTGCGTGCAACGGGTTTCGATCCGGTGGCAGCGGAAGGCGGCAGCGCATCGGTCGAGAAGATCGAAGCGGCAGCTGATGCAGGCAAGTCGCAGTTCGTGAGCCGTGAAGTGACGAAGCTGGACCGTCCGGAACTGACGAGCGCAAGCATCATCGTGTCGGGCGGCCGCGGTCTGGGCAGCGGCGAGAACTACACGAAGGTGCTGGAGCCGCTGGCGGACAAGCTGTCGGCAGCACTGGGCGCATCGCGCGCGGCAGTCGACGCGGGCTACGTGCCGAACGACTATCAAGTCGGCCAGACCGGCAAGATCGTTGCGCCGCAGCTGTACATCGCGGTCGGCATCTCCGGTGCGATCCAGCACCTGGCCGGCATGAAGGATTCGAAGGTGATCGTCGCGATCAACAAGGATCCCGAAGCGCCGATCTTCAGCGTGGCCGACTACGGTCTCGTCGGCGATCTGCACGAGCTGGTTCCGGCGCTGACCGTGTCGATCTGA
- a CDS encoding DMT family transporter produces MQKTTDGWLSGLLGVIIFSGSLPATRIAVQGLDPLFLTFVRATIAGALGLLLLVGLKQRRPTRAEAVSLAIVALGVVIGFPLLTALALKHVTSAHAIVFVGLLPLATALFGVWRGGERPRLPFWIFSIIGSGAVAAFALRNGGQASVVGDALMLAAIVACGLGYAEGARLSRELGGWQVISWALVLSLPLMLPLTWFTWPVSFDGVDAAALWGLAYVSLFSMLIGFVFWYRGLALGGIAGVGQLQLLQPFFGLLLAAGLLHETVPPSMVAVTVVVVGCVAGAKYFSKMAPVRRAG; encoded by the coding sequence GTGCAAAAGACGACCGACGGATGGCTCAGCGGCCTGCTGGGCGTGATCATCTTCAGTGGCTCGCTGCCCGCGACACGTATCGCGGTGCAGGGGCTCGATCCGCTGTTCCTCACCTTTGTGCGCGCGACGATCGCCGGCGCGCTCGGCCTGCTGCTGCTCGTCGGGCTGAAGCAGCGGCGCCCGACACGTGCCGAGGCGGTGTCGCTCGCCATCGTCGCGCTCGGGGTCGTGATCGGCTTTCCGTTGCTGACGGCGCTTGCGCTGAAGCACGTGACATCGGCGCACGCGATCGTGTTCGTCGGGTTGCTGCCGCTCGCGACCGCGCTGTTCGGCGTGTGGCGCGGCGGCGAACGGCCGCGGCTGCCGTTCTGGATCTTCTCGATCATCGGCAGCGGCGCGGTGGCCGCGTTTGCGTTGCGCAACGGCGGCCAGGCGTCGGTGGTCGGCGATGCGCTGATGCTGGCCGCGATCGTCGCGTGCGGGCTGGGCTACGCGGAAGGCGCCCGCCTGTCGCGCGAGCTCGGCGGCTGGCAGGTGATCTCGTGGGCGCTCGTGCTGTCGCTGCCGCTGATGCTGCCGCTCACGTGGTTCACCTGGCCGGTGTCGTTCGACGGGGTCGATGCTGCCGCGCTGTGGGGGCTTGCATACGTGTCGCTGTTCAGCATGCTGATCGGCTTCGTGTTCTGGTATCGCGGGCTCGCGCTCGGCGGGATCGCGGGCGTCGGTCAGTTGCAGCTGCTGCAGCCGTTCTTCGGCCTGCTGCTGGCGGCCGGCTTGCTGCACGAGACGGTGCCGCCGTCGATGGTCGCGGTGACGGTCGTCGTGGTCGGCTGCGTGGCGGGCGCGAAATACTTCTCGAAAATGGCGCCCGTGCGGCGCGCGGGCTGA
- a CDS encoding CaiB/BaiF CoA transferase family protein, whose translation MTVSRLPLDGIRVIDFSRVLAGPLCSALLGDLGADVIKIEPPAGDDYRAIGPFANGESGLFAAMNRNKRSVVIDLKTADGQALAQSLCAQADVVVENFRPGVADRLGIGYAALSARNRALIYASVSGFGQTGPESHRPAYDIILQAMCGLMDATGSPDGDPTMVGDSVSDVVSGIFASWGVLAALVARDRTGEGSHVDVSMFDATMNLTAALVARYATTGVAQPRVGNRHPTSAPFGAYRAADGHFVVAVLNNKLFSLLADTIGHPALVDDPRFASDASRCEHEAALRACIEQWAATRSVADVNASLSAAGIPVAPIRSVRQALESEQARVRRLLVETTAADGSTIRLPVQPLKFSAYPGTRTTRAPQLGEHTREVLERMLGLDDAAIAALAKASVVHAAADAVDASAAVTLHQTKTRQEMNDA comes from the coding sequence GTGACTGTGTCCAGGCTGCCGCTCGACGGCATACGTGTGATCGATTTTTCCCGGGTGCTCGCGGGGCCGCTGTGTTCGGCGCTGCTCGGCGACCTCGGCGCCGACGTGATCAAGATCGAGCCGCCCGCCGGCGACGACTATCGTGCGATCGGTCCGTTCGCGAATGGCGAGAGCGGGTTGTTCGCTGCGATGAACCGCAACAAGCGCAGTGTCGTGATCGACCTGAAGACCGCCGACGGGCAGGCGCTGGCGCAATCGCTGTGTGCGCAGGCGGACGTCGTCGTCGAGAATTTCCGCCCGGGCGTGGCCGATCGCCTCGGGATCGGCTATGCGGCGCTGTCGGCGCGCAATCGGGCACTGATCTACGCGAGCGTATCGGGATTCGGGCAGACCGGCCCGGAGTCGCACCGGCCCGCGTACGACATCATCCTTCAGGCGATGTGCGGCCTGATGGACGCGACCGGTTCACCGGACGGCGACCCGACGATGGTGGGCGATTCGGTGTCCGATGTGGTCAGCGGGATCTTCGCGTCGTGGGGCGTGCTGGCCGCACTCGTCGCACGCGATCGCACCGGCGAGGGCTCGCACGTCGATGTGTCGATGTTCGATGCGACGATGAATCTGACAGCAGCGCTGGTTGCACGCTATGCGACCACCGGCGTCGCGCAACCGCGCGTCGGCAATCGCCATCCGACGTCCGCGCCGTTTGGCGCGTATCGCGCGGCGGACGGTCATTTCGTCGTCGCGGTGCTCAACAACAAGCTGTTCAGCCTGCTTGCCGACACGATCGGCCATCCGGCGCTGGTCGACGATCCGCGGTTCGCGTCCGATGCGTCGCGTTGCGAGCACGAGGCTGCGTTGCGCGCCTGTATCGAACAGTGGGCCGCAACGCGTTCGGTCGCGGACGTCAACGCGTCGCTGAGCGCAGCGGGCATTCCGGTCGCACCGATCCGGAGCGTGCGGCAGGCGCTCGAAAGCGAACAGGCCCGCGTGCGGCGCCTGCTCGTCGAAACGACCGCGGCCGACGGCTCGACGATCCGGCTGCCCGTGCAGCCGCTGAAGTTTTCCGCGTATCCCGGCACGCGCACGACGCGCGCACCGCAACTCGGCGAGCACACACGCGAGGTGCTTGAGCGCATGCTCGGCCTCGACGACGCGGCGATTGCCGCGCTCGCGAAGGCCAGCGTGGTCCACGCGGCCGCCGACGCGGTCGATGCCAGTGCGGCGGTGACGCTCCATCAAACCAAAACCCGTCAGGAGATGAACGATGCTTAA
- a CDS encoding aminotransferase-like domain-containing protein: protein MSQAAPLPVPPTPSRTRVETVMDTLRARIASRALVPGARVPSIRMMADALGVSKSTVVDAYERLASEGVLVARRGSGFYVSGHAPPLALADLGPQLDRGLDPLWLSRQSLEAAPTSVKPGCGWLPPSWLPDESLRRALRAASRDEADALTDYATPLGLPAMRQQLAWRLAQHGVQAEPTQIMLTDGGSHALDLVCRLLLEPGDTVVLDDPCYFNFQALLRAHRARIVSVPYTPNGPDLARFEQVLAEHRPRLYITNSALHNPTGATLAAPVAHRLLTLAAEHGLLIVEDDIFADFESTPAPRLAAFDGLSRVVSIGSFSKTLSAAIRCGYVAARPEWIEALVDLKLATSFGHAQIGANVVHRLLVDGTYRRHVDSLRARLADAMGETLRRVTRAGLRTWTEPRGGLFVWAELPDGLDAARVARHALDHDVVLAPGNVFSASHNATSYLRFNVSRCKGPAVFDALARAMEAVRVAPHDSGARPTESARA from the coding sequence ATGAGCCAGGCCGCCCCGCTTCCCGTTCCACCCACCCCGTCGCGCACGCGGGTGGAAACCGTGATGGATACGTTGCGTGCACGCATCGCGAGCCGCGCGCTGGTGCCCGGCGCGCGCGTGCCGTCGATCCGGATGATGGCGGACGCGCTGGGCGTGTCGAAATCGACCGTCGTCGATGCGTACGAGCGGCTCGCGAGCGAAGGCGTGCTGGTCGCGCGGCGCGGCTCGGGTTTCTATGTGTCGGGGCATGCGCCGCCGCTCGCGCTCGCCGATCTCGGCCCGCAGCTCGATCGCGGGCTCGATCCGCTGTGGCTGTCGCGCCAGTCGCTCGAAGCGGCGCCGACGTCCGTGAAGCCCGGTTGCGGATGGCTGCCGCCGTCGTGGCTGCCCGACGAGAGCCTGCGCCGCGCGCTGCGCGCCGCGTCGCGCGACGAAGCCGACGCGCTGACCGACTATGCGACACCGCTCGGCCTGCCCGCGATGCGCCAGCAGCTCGCCTGGCGACTTGCGCAGCACGGCGTCCAGGCCGAACCCACGCAGATCATGCTGACCGACGGCGGCTCGCACGCGCTCGATCTCGTCTGCCGGCTGCTGCTGGAGCCGGGTGACACGGTCGTGCTCGACGATCCGTGCTACTTCAACTTCCAGGCGCTGCTGCGCGCGCACCGTGCGCGGATCGTCAGCGTCCCGTACACGCCGAACGGCCCCGATCTCGCGCGCTTCGAGCAGGTGCTCGCCGAACACCGGCCGCGCCTGTATATCACCAACTCCGCGCTGCACAACCCGACCGGCGCAACGCTCGCGGCGCCCGTCGCGCACCGGCTGCTGACGCTCGCGGCCGAGCACGGCCTGCTGATCGTCGAGGACGACATCTTCGCGGATTTCGAGAGCACGCCTGCACCGCGCCTCGCGGCCTTCGACGGGCTGTCGCGGGTCGTGTCGATCGGCAGCTTCTCGAAGACGCTGTCGGCCGCGATCCGCTGCGGCTACGTCGCCGCGCGCCCGGAATGGATCGAGGCGCTCGTCGACCTGAAGCTCGCGACGTCGTTCGGCCATGCGCAGATCGGCGCGAACGTCGTCCACCGGCTGCTCGTCGACGGCACGTACCGGCGCCACGTCGACAGCCTGCGCGCGCGCCTCGCGGACGCGATGGGCGAAACGCTCCGGCGCGTCACGCGCGCCGGGCTCAGGACCTGGACGGAGCCGCGCGGCGGCCTGTTCGTGTGGGCGGAGTTGCCCGACGGGCTCGACGCCGCACGCGTCGCGCGCCATGCGCTGGACCACGACGTGGTGCTCGCGCCCGGTAACGTGTTCAGCGCTTCGCACAATGCAACGTCGTACCTGCGCTTCAACGTGTCGCGTTGCAAGGGACCGGCGGTGTTCGATGCGCTGGCGCGGGCGATGGAGGCGGTGCGGGTGGCACCGCACGACAGCGGTGCGCGGCCCACGGAGTCTGCCCGCGCGTGA
- a CDS encoding purine-cytosine permease family protein: MERTASPVAHSSLIERRSIDYIPEAERHGNLFSQFTLWFGANLQVTAVVVGALAVVLGGDVFWSLIGLLAGQMLGGAVMALHGAQGPQLGLPQMISSRVQFGVYGAIVPLVLVCVMYVGFSAGGTVLAGQAISELLSVDHATAILIFSALIVLLTGLGYRTIHAMGRVSSIVGTLAFLYLFASLLHGHAFSVLLANRHFTLASFLLAVSLSASWQIAYGPYVADYSRYLPKSTSPRKTFLAVFAGTVIGAQVSMTFGVLAAALAGDRFSGHEVAFIVGLGATGAIAAVLYLTIALGKLTITTLNAYGSVMSVAAILTGFGGRREISPRTRIVFVLLTVAASSGIALAGQHDFLKAFSSFLLFLLVFFTPWSAINLIDYYCVTRGRYDVSALFDPDGRYGRWNVAGIVVYALGVLVQMPFVATGFYTGPWVDALGGVDVSWIVGIVVPGLLYYIVSRGSTANVPDRPIAPRSAGDAE, translated from the coding sequence ATGGAACGTACCGCTTCACCCGTCGCCCATTCATCGCTGATCGAGCGCCGCTCGATCGACTACATTCCCGAAGCCGAGCGCCACGGCAATCTCTTCAGTCAGTTCACCTTGTGGTTCGGCGCGAACCTGCAGGTCACGGCGGTTGTCGTCGGCGCGCTCGCGGTGGTGCTGGGCGGTGACGTGTTCTGGTCGCTGATCGGCCTGCTGGCGGGGCAGATGCTCGGTGGAGCGGTGATGGCGCTGCATGGCGCGCAAGGGCCGCAGCTCGGGTTGCCGCAAATGATCTCGAGCCGCGTGCAGTTCGGCGTGTACGGCGCGATCGTGCCGCTCGTGCTCGTCTGCGTGATGTATGTCGGATTCTCGGCGGGCGGTACGGTGCTGGCCGGACAGGCGATCTCGGAATTGCTGAGCGTCGACCATGCCACGGCGATTCTGATTTTCTCGGCGCTCATCGTCCTGCTCACGGGCCTAGGCTATCGCACGATTCATGCGATGGGCCGCGTCTCGAGTATCGTCGGCACCCTCGCGTTCCTGTACCTGTTCGCGAGCCTGTTGCACGGGCATGCGTTCAGCGTGCTGCTCGCGAATCGTCATTTCACGCTCGCGTCGTTTCTGCTCGCGGTGTCATTGTCCGCGTCGTGGCAGATCGCTTATGGCCCGTATGTCGCCGACTATTCCCGCTACCTGCCGAAGTCGACGTCGCCCAGGAAGACCTTTCTCGCGGTGTTCGCCGGTACCGTGATCGGCGCGCAGGTGTCGATGACGTTCGGCGTGCTGGCCGCCGCGCTCGCCGGCGATCGCTTTTCGGGGCACGAGGTCGCGTTCATTGTCGGCCTCGGCGCGACAGGCGCGATCGCCGCCGTGCTCTATCTGACGATCGCGCTGGGCAAGCTGACGATCACGACGCTCAATGCGTACGGCAGTGTCATGTCGGTTGCGGCGATCCTGACCGGATTCGGCGGCCGGCGCGAGATTTCACCGCGCACGCGCATCGTGTTCGTTTTGCTGACCGTCGCCGCATCGAGCGGCATCGCGCTCGCCGGACAGCACGATTTCCTGAAGGCGTTTTCGTCGTTTCTGCTGTTCCTGCTCGTGTTCTTCACGCCGTGGAGCGCGATCAACCTCATCGACTACTACTGCGTCACGCGCGGACGCTACGACGTGTCGGCGCTGTTCGATCCCGACGGCCGGTACGGGCGCTGGAACGTCGCGGGCATCGTGGTCTATGCACTCGGCGTGCTCGTGCAGATGCCGTTCGTCGCGACCGGGTTCTATACCGGGCCGTGGGTCGATGCGCTTGGCGGCGTGGACGTGTCGTGGATCGTCGGGATCGTCGTGCCGGGCCTGCTGTACTACATCGTGTCGCGCGGATCGACGGCGAACGTACCGGATCGACCGATCGCGCCGCGATCGGCCGGCGACGCCGAGTGA
- a CDS encoding VOC family protein, with translation MTSPNLVLLYVEDPARSAQFYERLFGRAPVAAFPTYAAFTFDNGLHLGLWSTSARDFVSGGAGHRSELAFMVDDDREVRRLYDAWQSLGVPFEQAPMTAVFGLTFVALDPDGHRLRVCTPDA, from the coding sequence ATGACTTCCCCGAATCTCGTTCTTCTGTATGTCGAGGACCCGGCGCGTAGCGCGCAGTTCTACGAGCGCCTGTTCGGGCGCGCGCCGGTCGCCGCGTTTCCCACCTATGCTGCGTTCACGTTCGACAACGGGCTGCACCTGGGCCTGTGGTCGACCAGTGCGCGCGATTTCGTGTCGGGCGGCGCCGGCCACCGGTCGGAACTAGCGTTCATGGTCGACGACGACCGCGAAGTCAGGCGCCTGTACGACGCATGGCAATCGCTCGGCGTGCCGTTCGAGCAAGCGCCGATGACGGCCGTGTTCGGCCTGACGTTCGTCGCGCTAGACCCGGACGGCCACCGCTTGCGCGTGTGCACGCCGGACGCTTGA
- a CDS encoding nicotinate phosphoribosyltransferase, with the protein MQNDLGGFAAVLANPILNTDSYKASHFLQYPPDASAMFSYVESRGGRYDRTVFFGLQMLLKEYLCKPITHAMIDEARDFFTVHGEPFNEAGWRYIVERYDGYLPVKIRAVPEGSVVPVHNVLMTVECDDPQVFWLASYLETMLLRVWYPVTVATRSWHLRQTIRRFLEKTDDDLAQLPFKLHDFGARGVSSAESAAIGGAAHLVNFMGSDTVLGVLAANRFYREPMAAYSVPAAEHSTITSWGREHEADAYRNMIRRFGLPGAIVSVVSDSYDLFAALDLWGGELRQAVLDSGATLVVRPDSGDPVAIVLQTVRALDASFGSTVNGKGRRVLNRVRVIQGDGVDELSIDAILSALDDAGYAAGNVVFGMGGGLLQQVNRDTQRFAMKCSAIRRGDVWHDVCKDPVTDQGKRSKKGRLTLLRSFRTGEYRTTTLPAAWDDRMLEGEWEDALETVFDTGRLLVDTSFAQVRARAHAGEV; encoded by the coding sequence ATGCAAAACGATCTCGGCGGCTTTGCCGCGGTTCTCGCCAATCCGATCCTCAACACGGATTCGTACAAGGCTTCCCACTTCCTGCAATATCCGCCCGACGCGTCGGCGATGTTCTCGTACGTCGAATCGCGCGGTGGCCGCTACGACCGCACGGTGTTCTTCGGCCTGCAGATGCTGCTGAAGGAATATCTGTGCAAGCCGATCACGCACGCGATGATCGACGAGGCGCGCGATTTCTTCACGGTGCATGGCGAGCCGTTCAACGAGGCAGGCTGGCGCTATATCGTCGAACGCTACGACGGCTACCTGCCGGTGAAGATCCGCGCGGTGCCCGAGGGCTCGGTCGTGCCGGTGCACAACGTGCTGATGACGGTCGAATGCGACGACCCGCAGGTGTTCTGGCTCGCGTCGTATCTCGAGACGATGCTGCTGCGCGTGTGGTATCCGGTGACGGTTGCGACGCGAAGCTGGCACCTGCGGCAGACGATCCGCCGCTTCCTGGAAAAGACCGACGACGATCTCGCGCAACTGCCGTTCAAGCTGCACGACTTCGGCGCACGCGGCGTGTCGAGCGCGGAGTCGGCCGCGATCGGCGGTGCCGCGCATCTCGTCAACTTCATGGGTTCGGATACGGTGCTCGGCGTGCTGGCCGCGAACCGCTTCTATCGGGAGCCGATGGCCGCGTACTCGGTGCCGGCGGCCGAGCACAGCACGATCACGTCGTGGGGCCGCGAACACGAAGCCGATGCGTACCGGAACATGATTCGCCGCTTTGGTCTGCCCGGCGCGATCGTGTCGGTCGTGTCGGACTCCTATGATCTGTTCGCCGCGCTCGATCTGTGGGGCGGCGAGCTTCGGCAGGCCGTGCTCGATTCCGGCGCGACGCTGGTCGTGCGGCCCGATTCGGGCGACCCGGTGGCGATCGTGCTGCAGACCGTGCGTGCGCTCGACGCATCGTTCGGCTCGACCGTGAACGGCAAGGGGCGGCGCGTGCTGAATCGCGTGCGCGTGATTCAGGGCGACGGTGTCGACGAACTGTCGATCGACGCGATTCTGTCCGCGCTCGACGACGCGGGTTATGCGGCCGGCAACGTCGTGTTCGGCATGGGCGGCGGGCTGCTGCAGCAGGTGAACCGCGATACGCAGCGCTTTGCGATGAAGTGCTCGGCGATCCGGCGCGGCGACGTGTGGCACGACGTCTGCAAGGATCCGGTCACCGATCAGGGCAAGCGCTCGAAGAAGGGGCGGCTCACGCTGCTGCGCAGTTTCCGCACCGGTGAGTATCGGACGACGACGCTGCCTGCCGCGTGGGACGACCGGATGCTGGAAGGCGAGTGGGAGGACGCGCTGGAGACGGTGTTCGATACGGGGCGCCTGCTCGTCGATACGTCGTTTGCGCAAGTGCGGGCGAGGGCGCACGCGGGGGAGGTGTGA
- a CDS encoding LysR family transcriptional regulator codes for MALSLRLLRYFVAAAEAGSTTAAAVALNVSQPSISVAIRELEALFDDPLFTRGAGTRMTLTHFGERKLAEARQLLASASAFATDDAGDEPGGVVQIGVFSTIAPVYLPRVLELAQQRHPRLDIRFVEGDLAQLDMALHKQQIDFALMYDVGLPEDIERECLAELRPYALVPAGSALAKRKRAISLHDLAKHPFILIDLPHSRDFLMAPFWQCGLSPNVRYRAVSIELVRAMVASGLGVSLLITQSPAVTRSPLVVECPIRESTVIQPLVIARLVRAARTRASEIAAACVRDAVADAMRTRTGLPASERTGMRPSTTISR; via the coding sequence ATGGCTCTGTCGCTGAGACTGCTTCGCTATTTCGTCGCGGCCGCGGAAGCGGGCAGCACGACCGCGGCCGCGGTCGCGCTGAACGTGTCGCAACCGTCGATCTCGGTGGCGATCCGCGAGCTCGAAGCGCTATTCGATGACCCGCTGTTCACGCGCGGCGCGGGCACGCGAATGACGCTCACGCACTTCGGCGAGCGCAAGCTCGCGGAGGCACGTCAGTTGCTGGCATCGGCGTCGGCGTTCGCAACCGACGACGCGGGCGACGAACCGGGCGGCGTCGTGCAAATCGGCGTATTCAGCACGATTGCGCCGGTCTATTTGCCGCGCGTGCTGGAACTCGCGCAGCAGCGTCATCCACGGCTGGACATCCGTTTTGTCGAAGGCGATCTCGCGCAGCTCGACATGGCACTGCACAAGCAGCAGATCGACTTCGCACTGATGTACGACGTAGGCTTGCCCGAAGACATCGAGCGCGAATGCCTTGCCGAACTACGGCCCTATGCGCTCGTACCGGCCGGGTCCGCGCTCGCGAAGCGCAAGCGTGCGATTTCGTTGCACGATCTCGCCAAGCATCCATTCATCCTGATCGACCTGCCGCACAGCCGCGACTTCCTGATGGCGCCGTTCTGGCAATGCGGCTTGTCGCCGAACGTCCGCTATCGCGCCGTGTCGATCGAACTCGTGCGGGCGATGGTCGCGAGTGGGCTCGGCGTGTCGCTGCTGATCACGCAGAGTCCGGCGGTCACGCGCTCGCCGCTCGTCGTCGAGTGTCCGATCCGGGAATCGACGGTGATCCAGCCGCTGGTGATCGCCCGGCTTGTGCGCGCGGCGCGTACCCGTGCGTCGGAAATCGCAGCGGCCTGCGTACGCGACGCGGTCGCCGACGCGATGCGTACGCGCACGGGGCTACCCGCGTCGGAACGCACGGGTATGCGGCCAAGCACGACGATCTCCCGTTAG
- a CDS encoding acyl-CoA dehydrogenase family protein, translated as MLKRLGVSDADLEIADAIRRFAQAELAPHAAQVDRDETSTTCYVPALAELGVMGMNLPERWGGIGASPAAIILALAEIANACAATSSMIGAHYLATDSVLIGGDDALRARYLPDAATGAKLGAFALTEPQAGSHPAGMTTQAVRDGDRYRLRGVKHFISNADAAQFIVVYAKTAPELGTRGISAFVVDRDTPGVSVSSPEKLMGIHGAPAHEVAFDCVVPASNRLGEEGSGFRTAMKVLDNSRLDVAATSLGIAEAALGDAIDWAKQRHVGGEPLASKQGLQWRFADMKTQLEAAWLLTLQAAARRAAGEPFTDMASMAKLYASEMVAFVTDAALQIHGGYGFTREMRIERLMRDARILRIYEGSSEIQRTVIARTMLA; from the coding sequence ATGCTTAAACGACTGGGCGTGAGCGACGCCGACCTCGAAATCGCCGATGCGATTCGCCGTTTCGCACAGGCCGAACTCGCGCCGCATGCGGCGCAGGTCGATCGCGACGAAACCTCGACGACGTGCTACGTGCCGGCGCTGGCCGAACTCGGCGTGATGGGCATGAACCTGCCGGAGCGCTGGGGCGGAATCGGGGCATCGCCGGCCGCGATCATCCTCGCGCTGGCCGAGATCGCGAACGCATGCGCAGCGACGTCGTCGATGATCGGCGCGCACTATCTGGCGACCGATTCGGTGCTGATCGGCGGCGACGACGCATTGCGTGCGCGCTACCTGCCGGACGCTGCGACCGGCGCCAAGCTCGGCGCGTTCGCTCTGACCGAGCCGCAGGCCGGCTCCCATCCGGCGGGGATGACCACGCAGGCGGTGCGCGACGGCGACCGCTACCGTCTTCGTGGGGTGAAGCACTTCATCTCGAATGCGGACGCCGCGCAATTCATCGTCGTCTACGCGAAAACTGCGCCCGAACTCGGGACGCGCGGGATCAGCGCATTCGTCGTCGATCGCGATACGCCGGGCGTGTCGGTGTCGTCGCCGGAGAAGCTGATGGGCATCCACGGCGCGCCCGCGCACGAAGTCGCATTCGATTGTGTCGTGCCGGCGTCGAACCGGCTCGGTGAAGAGGGTAGCGGCTTTCGCACCGCGATGAAGGTGCTCGACAACAGCCGCCTCGACGTCGCGGCGACGAGCCTCGGGATCGCGGAAGCGGCGCTGGGCGATGCGATCGACTGGGCGAAGCAGCGCCACGTCGGTGGCGAACCACTCGCAAGCAAGCAGGGGCTGCAGTGGCGTTTCGCCGACATGAAGACGCAGCTCGAAGCCGCCTGGCTGCTGACGCTGCAGGCCGCTGCGCGGCGCGCGGCCGGCGAGCCGTTTACCGACATGGCATCGATGGCGAAGCTGTATGCGTCGGAGATGGTCGCGTTCGTGACGGACGCCGCATTGCAGATCCACGGCGGCTACGGCTTCACGCGGGAAATGCGGATCGAGCGCCTCATGCGTGATGCACGGATCCTGCGGATTTACGAAGGCTCGTCGGAGATCCAGCGCACGGTCATTGCACGCACGATGCTTGCATGA